A DNA window from Argopecten irradians isolate NY chromosome 10, Ai_NY, whole genome shotgun sequence contains the following coding sequences:
- the LOC138332613 gene encoding jerky protein homolog-like has product MPHKSKGIYQKTNDDRMHRAVNAVRNEGLSVRKAAEAFGIAKSTLSDHVSGKVALGSRSGRKTVFPAEVEKEMVEIAQRRANEGFGLSRQQLLGKAARLATNMKIKTPFKGGKPGQAWWDGFRQRNPSIALRKPEKLSSIRARNMNQVTLSNYFQDLSEVITSLNLQNSPDKIWNMDETGCQLEHKPVSVIARKGARSVPGVVGNSRESATMLPCINAAGKALSPMIIVKGKTPKSLNGFDRENGPVNAVWTYQGKAWIEESGTLKWLNDVFLKEIGPQRPQLLILDQHISHEGVDFLEEAKKNNIHIFALPPHTTHFLCPLDRCVFGPFKKFYNKVCSEFTSSSPGNLVLKWTWPGLLKKAYEASFTSHNIQQGFKACGIFPLNPEAIPADAIAPSQPTDDTKNISDTDMVASVPHPLSAATPSETACAPGNIPEIDLDMSPFNVVSEVSVEDFEDLQLLSQIALGSEITVDETEVINPSSTVSCDPLWSSAATVPSPSTQSTSASADWNMELNNLFSFKTQPVARTPKPKGKKRITSHRLLTSETLIQEKKQKKEAAAEKMKLKMENAEKKKEKALITFLKKMK; this is encoded by the coding sequence ATGCCGCACAAATCAAAAGGTATTTACCAAAAGACTAATGACGATAGGATGCATAGAGCGGTAAATGCGGTCCGAAACGAAGGTCTTTCTGTTAGAAAAGCTGCAGAGGCATTCGGCATCGCAAAATCAACATTATCCGACCACGTGTCGGGGAAAGTTGCACTAGGAAGTCGTTCGGGTAGGAAAACTGTTTTCCCGGCAGAGGTAGAGAAAGAAATGGTAGAAATAGCACAACGGCGAGCAAATGAAGGCTTTGGATTGTCAAGGCAGCAATTACTTGGCAAAGCTGCTCGTTTAGCAACaaatatgaaaatcaaaacGCCGTTCAAAGGTGGAAAACCTGGACAGGCTTGGTGGGACGGATTTCGTCAAAGAAATCCGTCCATTGCATTGAGAAAACCCGAAAAACTTTCAAGCATTAGGGCAAGGAACATGAATCAAGTGACGCTTTCCAACTATTTCCAGGACCTCTCGGAAGTAATTACAAGCCTTAACCTCCAGAATTCTCCGGACAAAATATGGAATATGGACGAAACTGGTTGCCAACTGGAGCACAAACCTGTATCCGTTATTGCAAGGAAAGGAGCTAGAAGCGTTCCAGGTGTTGTGGGGAATTCCAGGGAGAGTGCTACTATGCTGCCCTGTATAAATGCAGCAGGCAAGGCTCTATCCCCGATGATAATAGTGAAGGGAAAAACGCCAAAGTCGCTGAACGGATTTGACCGAGAAAACGGCCCTGTAAATGCCGTTTGGACTTATCAAGGTAAGGCCTGGATTGAGGAGAGCGGCACTCTGAAATGGCTCAATGATGTCTTTTTAAAGGAAATAGGACCACAACGACCACAACTTCTCATTTTGGACCAACACATATCACACGAAGGGGTTGATTTCCTGGAAGAagcaaagaaaaataacattcatataTTTGCTCTTCCTCCTCACACCACTCACTTTTTATGTCCTCTTGACCGCTGCGTTTTCGGACCATTCAAAAAGTTCTACAATAAAGTGTGTTCGGAGTTCACGTCATCGTCCCCTGGAAATCTTGTATTGAAGTGGACATGGCCAGGTCTACTTAAGAAAGCTTACGAAGCTTCCTTCACGTCCCACAATATTCAGCAGGGATTCAAGGCGTGCGGTATATTTCCGTTGAATCCGGAAGCGATACCTGCAGACGCTATCGCCCCGTCTCAGCCAACAGATGATACCAAGAATATCTCGGACACGGACATGGTTGCCTCTGTTCCTCACCCCCTTTCTGCGGCGACACCAAGCGAGACAGCATGTGCACCTGGAAATATTCCAGAGATAGATCTGGATATGTCTCCTTTCAATGTTGTGTCGGAAGTCTCTGTGGAAGATTTTGAGGATCTACAGCTCCTTTCGCAAATTGCGTTGGGCTCAGAGATAACGGTCGATGAAACCGAGGTCATCAATCCAAGTTCGACAGTCAGCTGCGATCCATTATGGTCTTCGGCAGCTACAGTACCATCTCCATCAACTCAATCAACATCAGCAAGTGCTGATTGGAATATGGAACTTAATAATTTGTTCAGTTTTAAAACCCAACCAGTCGCCCGGACTCCAAAACCTAAAGGGAAGAAAAGGATTACGAGTCATCGGCTTCTGACATCGGAAACACTTATTCAGgagaaaaaacaaaagaaagaaGCAGCTGCTGAAAAAATGAAACTGAAAAtggaaaatgctgaaaaaaagaaagaaaaggcGCTTATTACTTTTcttaagaaaatgaaataa